In Pelagibaculum spongiae, one genomic interval encodes:
- a CDS encoding gamma-glutamylcyclotransferase family protein has translation MSQQQSCNASLQTLADTINQQRIEVGYCPSEELMSYDRYLVVYASLAPGAVNQHILEPLDGSWSKATVVGELVENKVDNHWAAMCLKTEQGTDIEVQLFTCDQLAEHWNEIDAFEGDSYRRLLTPITLQDGSCLLANIYTLK, from the coding sequence ATGTCTCAGCAACAATCCTGTAATGCAAGCTTACAAACTTTAGCTGATACCATTAATCAGCAGCGAATAGAAGTCGGTTATTGCCCTTCTGAAGAATTAATGAGTTATGACCGATATTTAGTGGTTTATGCTAGTTTGGCACCGGGTGCGGTGAATCAACATATTCTTGAACCATTAGATGGTAGCTGGAGTAAGGCGACCGTTGTCGGCGAGCTAGTTGAAAATAAGGTCGATAACCATTGGGCTGCAATGTGTTTAAAAACCGAGCAAGGAACGGATATTGAAGTACAGCTTTTTACTTGCGATCAACTAGCCGAGCATTGGAATGAAATTGATGCTTTTGAGGGTGATTCTTATCGACGGCTATTAACGCCAATCACTCTGCAAGATGGCAGTTGTTTACTGGCAAATATTTACACTCTGAAATAA